The genomic window GAGATGTGTATACATGAGATTTCAATATCATAATGCTTTCAGATAACCTATAGTTGAATCACCTGTATAGGTTCGAATTTTTGTATATTTCAGTGAAATCCACCCCCAACAAGAATTCTTGTGCCGAAGTGGTAACTTCCAGCATCCAAGTTGCAGGGTTATAACCACCTTTGATTTTACTCACTCCTTCAATTCCCTTAATGATAGCAAGTCACATGTATTAGTAAGCACTTGATATGAATTAACTCAAACTAAAGTATTTGCTGCTTATAGCTTTTACTTTATCATGGCAGCTTACCTCAAAATACTTTATCAGACAAGAAGAATGTCTACCCAGTAGTCCCACATATATCTCTTGTCCTCCTCGCTTCAGCAGGAGCAACTGCAAAtccattttaaatatttcagtACTTATATGCAAAGCTCATAGAAGGGAAACTATAAATTCTTTCTATCCATTAACATTTCCTACCTCATCAAAGGCTTCAAAGATGTCAATACTTGGCTGATGGATGGTGCACACAACTGTTCTTCCTGTGTCCACTGTGTTCCTGACTGTTCTCATAACAATTGCAGCAGCTCTTGCATCTAGCCCTGAAGTTGGCTCATCCATGAATATTATTGAGGGATTTGCCACAAGCTCAACTGCAATGGTCAGCCTCTTGCGCTGCTCTGTTGAGAGACCATTTACACCTGGCAACCCAACTAGTGAATCCTTCAATGGGGTCAGTTCCACGAGCTCCATGACTTTCTCAATGAACATCTGTAACCATTAGATAGGATtagaaattgtttaaaaaaaaaatgcgaaGCCATAGCAGagatggtaaaaaaattgacacTGCTTGTGACTCTTTTCAGTTAGCAGGTTGTGAACAAGTTTCTCTAGTCTTATTAAACAGATCAGTTCATGGTTGCCAATGCTCAATAACACCTATTAGCATGCATGAACTTCACCAACTTGGATTCCAGGTCAACCAAATTTGAACCAGCACCTTTCCCCAGGGTGAAGTTCAAGCCAAACTTGAACCTGATCTAAGCCCAACCaagtttgaaaaatcaattctaGGGCTTTACTTGTTCAGAGCCCTCAATTGAATAAGACAAATGTGGAAAGAACTCAGGAAGACCTCACCTTTCTAGTTTTAGAATCCACATCAGCAGGCAACCTCAGCCAAGCAGAGTAGAGCAAGGACTCATGGATAGTAAcatgaggagagtggatgtcaTTCTGCTCACAGTATCCAGAAATTCGAGTAAAAGTCTCTTGCTTCTTTGGGTAGCCAGAAATGTTGATGTTACCCTCAATATATCCACCAGTTTTCCGACCAGCCAGTACATCCATGAGAGTGGTTTTACCAGCACCGCTAACACCCATCAGAGCTGTAAGAACACCAGGCCTGAAAGCACCACTCACCCCCTTTAGAAGCTTCAATCTGTCTTCAAGGACACCCTGACTTTTCATTTCCTAcaaattcaattcaaacaaCTTAGTTCTCATTTTCGGTTTATTAGTGCTGCTAAAGCATGTACATTATTTGTATTAATATGGAGTTACCTCTGGCATGTCAACTGAGTATCTAATATCATCAAAGGTGATAGAAAGTGGTTGGAATGGAAGAACCATTCCTCTTTTGGTGTTACGTCTAGCCTCAGCAATGGCTTCTGCCCTCACAGATGAGGATGTGGATGAGATGCTTCTCCCAATTTCGTCTCTCCTCTCTGCATGTTAAGTTTAAAATTAGTGAGCCATGTAAAACATGTGGTTAAATGACAAGAACAAAGGCACACATGCACCATGAATGAGTTTCATCACCTGTGGATGCAGTTTGGTCAATCGAGCCTCGTCTATGGGATGATAACTCGATCTTTCCTCCAGTTTTGGAATTCTCAGACTCTTCTGTTATAACAGCTTGAGGCTTCTCAAATGCTGCACAATTTGCACAAATCTTAGTACACTAATCTCCAATATTTTAGGATTTTCAACACAGAGAATGTAAGGATACCCACCATTTAGGTAAGTGAGAGCCACAGTGTAACAGAAGTTGAAGACTAAAATGAATCCAAGCAGTGCCCCAGCTCCTATCCAGTACCAGTATGCCTCTGTGAAGAACCCGCGAGACTTCAATACTGCTACTCCAAGGGATTCTGTTGAATTGGTTGAAGAATTCTGAAAAATGGAAATACATTCAATCATGACACAAATAAACACAAATATTGATATGAAACATTCATAAACTTACTTTGCTCCAACTCTTCCCAAGGAATTCATTTACCACTATTGCGTTCTGTGCATACATCAGAGGGGAAGACCAGTAACCCCAAATCCACCATTTCTTGACATTTTCTACAGCAATGACCAAATACaagaaggaaacaaaaattcattattAGGGTTTATGAACAAGAAGGTCCtagtttcctaaaaaaaatctttcctcCTTATACCTCGTGACAGGACAAAACCACCCAATGCAAAGAGCAAAAGTAATGAAAATGACCCAAATGTGTTTGCAACAATCATGTTTCTACCAGCTGCTGCAATAAATCGAAACAATGCAGATGCCATCTGATTAACAAGCACGAGGAGAAGATATTGTTTAAACAGCCTGCAATAAGAAGATTTGTTTATTGAGCATTGATCATTTTGGAACAAAGAAAACATTTGAAACAAATCTGGACATGTTTCTTTTACCTTCCCACATTTGGATCAAATCCAATGACATAATAAGACATGAACACCCAAACAGCAACTTCAACAAATGTGATGGGGATCTTGAGGATCCATGAGGAGAGAGCATATGCCCATGCAGGGTAGAATAGTAGGCCTCTTTGCTTGTAAAAGACAGGAAGTTTTGCAATGGTCATGGCAAGTTCTGACATTCCATTAAACATGATCATGACAACAGTGAAGAACAAAGCACCCATGTAAATGCTTCCATCATCTGTTGAATTTTTGTGCATCTCAGTTCTTAGGAAGATTGTCATGGAAATTGCTGCCATTATTATGAgctaaaagaagaaacaaaaataatgaattacGATCAAATGTACAAAATTAAAAGCCACTGTTATGagtaacaacaataataatactcACTTGGGTGAGTTGTAAAATATAGACAAATGAATTCCTCTTCATCAGCCAGTACTCTCTTGAGATGCAAGCATCCAACAGTTCCTTCTTTCTAACACCATATTTTTCAGTTTTCAAAGCAGCTGGGTGGCTTTTGGTCTTGTCGAATGGAGTTGCAAGCTCATCTCCTACTTTCCGTCCACTGTGAAATGACTGGAATGCCTCAGCAAATTGCTTGACTGTGACAAAACTATAAGGCTCATCTTTACGTGCCCAATACTGCTGCTGATCTTTCCTAGATGTTACCtgtaatcaattttaaaattcatgttCTAGCTTGATTTTTtctaaagaaggaaaaaaaaatatgagaagatGCCTAAAGGTACAAAACTATTAGCACTCACTTCTTGTAGGAAGTCTGCCACACCCTTCCTTTCAGGACATCTGAAGCCCATGGATTCAAAAAAGTCAAGAACGTCTTCACGAGGACCCTGATAAACAATCTGGCTATCAGAGAGGAGAATGATGTCATCAAAAAGATCGTAAGTCTCAGGTGCTGGCTGCAGGAGAGAGATGAGAGCAGTCCCATTGAGAATGTGGATGGTTTGCCTGAGAGAATTCACGATTTGATAAGTTGTCGAGCTATCCAAGCCAGTAGAGATCTCATCCATGAACAGTGCCTTCGATGGTCCAACCAGCATCTCCcctatcatttatatatttcacAGTTgaattaacttaaattaatgaacgaaaaattctaatttattttatttggttggAAACCAAATTATCCTACCAGTTGTGACACGCTTCCTTTGTCCTCCAGAAATACCCCTTATCATTTGATCCCCTACCAAGGTGTCTGCACAGACTTCTAGTCCCAGAATCTGTAAATTTAAgtgtaaatgaaaataaacaaattatgaCTTAGAATTGGGTTTTCTCAGAAATCTGCATTCCATCATTGAAAGTTCTATGGTTATGATACCTTCAGTGTATAGTCAGTGATCACATTCTCCTTCTGGCCTTCCGTTGCCGCTGCctgaaatattaaaaaccaaTAATGTAAATCTCACTCACCATCAAACCAATAAGTACCTTAAGATATTCCAAGGACAAAAGATTTTGCTCTGCAGAACTGGTTAAAATTTCACTCAAAGTAGCTTCTGTCTCACCTTCATGAAGACATCGATATCAGGATCAGGCTTAATATTTGCTGCCTTCTCTCTTCTTGAGAGCTCTGCTAACATGTCTGCGAATAGCCAAATAAAAGTCAACCTCCTGGCTTATGCAAATTTCATATAACTAAATTCACAAGcttcaaaaacaaagaaaataaaagtaaaaggcAATGAATGGTTTAGACCAACCATATCGATCTCCAACACCCTGGCAT from Vitis vinifera cultivar Pinot Noir 40024 chromosome 9, ASM3070453v1 includes these protein-coding regions:
- the LOC100246279 gene encoding pleiotropic drug resistance protein 1, which translates into the protein MATGEIYRAGGSLRKDSSSIWRNSGEEVSSRSSRDEDDEEALKWAALEKLPTYNRMRKGLLMGSAGEASEVDIHNLGFQEKKNLVERLVKIAEEDNEKFLLKLRNRIDRVGIDLPEIEVRFEHLTIDAEAHVGSRALPSFINSAFNQIEDILNTLRILPSRKKKFTILHDVSGIIKPRRMTLLLGPPSSGKTTLLLALSGKLDSSLKVTGKVTYNGHGMNEFVPQRTATYISQHDTHIGEMTVRETLAFSARCQGVGDRYDMLAELSRREKAANIKPDPDIDVFMKAAATEGQKENVITDYTLKILGLEVCADTLVGDQMIRGISGGQRKRVTTGEMLVGPSKALFMDEISTGLDSSTTYQIVNSLRQTIHILNGTALISLLQPAPETYDLFDDIILLSDSQIVYQGPREDVLDFFESMGFRCPERKGVADFLQEVTSRKDQQQYWARKDEPYSFVTVKQFAEAFQSFHSGRKVGDELATPFDKTKSHPAALKTEKYGVRKKELLDACISREYWLMKRNSFVYILQLTQLIIMAAISMTIFLRTEMHKNSTDDGSIYMGALFFTVVMIMFNGMSELAMTIAKLPVFYKQRGLLFYPAWAYALSSWILKIPITFVEVAVWVFMSYYVIGFDPNVGRLFKQYLLLVLVNQMASALFRFIAAAGRNMIVANTFGSFSLLLLFALGGFVLSRENVKKWWIWGYWSSPLMYAQNAIVVNEFLGKSWSKNSSTNSTESLGVAVLKSRGFFTEAYWYWIGAGALLGFILVFNFCYTVALTYLNAFEKPQAVITEESENSKTGGKIELSSHRRGSIDQTASTERRDEIGRSISSTSSSVRAEAIAEARRNTKRGMVLPFQPLSITFDDIRYSVDMPEEMKSQGVLEDRLKLLKGVSGAFRPGVLTALMGVSGAGKTTLMDVLAGRKTGGYIEGNINISGYPKKQETFTRISGYCEQNDIHSPHVTIHESLLYSAWLRLPADVDSKTRKMFIEKVMELVELTPLKDSLVGLPGVNGLSTEQRKRLTIAVELVANPSIIFMDEPTSGLDARAAAIVMRTVRNTVDTGRTVVCTIHQPSIDIFEAFDELLLLKRGGQEIYVGLLGRHSSCLIKYFEGIEGVSKIKGGYNPATWMLEVTTSAQEFLLGVDFTEIYKNSNLYRRNKDLIKELSQPAPGSKDLYFPTQYSQSFFTQCMACLWKQRRSYWRNPPYTAVRFFFTTFIALIFGTMFWDLGTKRTKQQDLSNAMGSMYAAVLFLGVQNSSSVQPVVAVERTVFYRERAAGIYSAMPYAFAHALVEIPYVFAQAVVYGVIVYAMIGFEWTAAKFFWYLFFMFFTLLYFTFYGMMAVAATPNQHIAAIVAAAFYGLWNLFSGFIVPRTRIPVWWRWYYWACPVAWTLYGLVTSQFGDIQDRFEDTGDTVEQYLNDYFGFEHDFLGVVAAVIVGFTVLFLFIFAFAIKAFNFQRR